Part of the Streptomyces antimycoticus genome, CGCCCTCAGCGTCGGCCGTTTGGGTCGTGCGCCCTCAGCGCCAGGGGAGCTCGGCGGTCACGGTGGTCGGCCCACCGGGCGGGGAGTTGACGACGAGGATCCCGTCCACCGCGTCGATCCGCTCGGCCAGCCCGGCCAGACCCGAACCGGCGGAGGTGCCGGCCCCGCCCCGCCCGTCGTCCGTGATCTGCAGCAGCACCCGGTCCTCGGTGCGCCAGACATCGACCTCGGCGGTGCGGGCGCCGCTGTGCTTGCTGATGTTCTGGAGCAGTTCGGAGACGGTGAAGTAGGCGATTCCCTCGATCGCGGGCGCGGGCCGCTGCGGAAGGTCGACGCTCACGGTGACGGGGACGGTGCAGCGGGCCGAGAGGGCGGAGAGGGCGGGGCCCAGGCCGCGGTCGGTGAGGATCGCGGGATGGATGCCGCGGGCGAGGTCGCGCAGTTCCTGGAGGGCGAGTTTCACCTCGCCGTGGGCCTCGTCGACCATCTTCGCGGCGGCTTCCGGGTCCTCCTCCAGCTTCTCCTTCGCCAGACCGAGCCCCATGGCGAGGGCGACCAGCCGGGCCTGGGCGCCATCGTGGAGATCGCGCTCGATCCGGCGCAGATCCGCGGCGGCGGTGTCGACCACCGTGCCCCGGTCCGACTCCAGCTCCCAGACCCGGCTCGCCAGCCGGGACGGACCGAGCAGCCCGGCCACCATGATCCGGTCGACCGAGGTCAGCGCCCGCATCACCCACGGGGTCAGCAGCAGGACCAGCACACCCACGACACAGGTCGCGGCGATCTCGAACGGGGTGTCCAGATAGAACGCGCGCCCGTGGTCGTCCCCGAAGATCTGCAGGCCCGGCTCGTCCATGTACCGGGGGAAGACCCAGCGCCACAGCGGATAGGTCGCGAAGCCCCAGCCGTAGCTGGTGAAGGCGATCGCGAAGGTGAAGGAGAAGAGCGCCCACGGCAGATGGATCAGCGCGTAGATCACATGACGCCAGGAGGTGCCGCTCCTGAGCAGCGCGCCCACCCAGGCGACCGGCCCGCGCTTGCCCCCGCGGCCGCCCTTCCGGCCGAGGACGGGCTCGGGCTCGGCCACCTCCAGCCGCAGCAGGGCACGGGCGCGGGCCCGCTCGACGACGCCGAGCGCCCGGCAGCCCGCGAGGGCGGCGCCGAGCACCGGGACGCCGAGGAAGGTGATCAGCAGCCCGGCGCCGAGCGCGAGCATCGTGATCGTGTAGACGAAGGTGAGGACGGCCATCGGCAGGCTGATCACGAGATAGAGGAACTCACGCCAGACCCGGGCCTGGAACGGCGCCTTCAGCGCCGCGGGCACCAGATGGCCACGGGGCTCGGTCCCCGGCTCGTAGGGTCGATATGCGGTGGCCATCGTCTCGTCCGTCCTCCGGGGCCTGGTGGGTCACGCGATCCGGGTCAGCAGGGTGGGTCGCGTTCTCTGCGTACACCCAGCGTCCCGGAGCGAGGTCGGCCCGACCATCGGGCGGATCGGCCTCTTCACCGGGGGGTTAGCCCTACCTTCCGGGGGTGTGCAGGCGCCTTGCGGGAGCTGGCTCTTCGCCCCGGGGGGCTGGCTGCCTCCCTGGGGCTCGTTCTGCACTTCGGGGGGCTGGCTCTGCACTCCGGCGTCAGGCGCCTCACCGGGAATGCGCCACCGCCGTGCCCGCCGCCGACCCCGTCCGGTGGCGCCAGGGCAGCTCGGCGGTCACGGAGGTCGGCCCACCGGGCGGCGAGTCCACCGCGAAGAGCCCGTCGACCGAGCCCAGCCGATCCGTCAGCCCCGCGAGCCCCGTGCCCCCGTCGGTGGTCGCCCCGCCGTGTCCGTCGTCCCGTACCTGGATCAGCAGCCGGTCCTCGGTGCGCCAGACATCGACCTCGGCGGTGCGGGCGCCGCTGTGCTTGCTGATGTTCTGGAGCAGTTCGGAGACGGTGAAGTAGGCGATTCCCTCGATCGCGGGCGCGGGCCGCTGCGGAAGGTCGACGCTCACGGTGACGGGGACGGTGCAGCGGGCCGAGAGGGCGGAGAGGGCGGGGCCCAGGCCGCGGTCGGTGAGGATCGCGGGATGGATGCCGCGGGCGAGGTCGCGCAGTTCCTGGAGGGCGAGTTTCACCTCGCCGTGGGCCTCGTCGACCATCTTCGCGGCGGCTTCCGGGTCCTCCTCCAGCTTCTCCTTCGCCAGACCGAGCCCCATGGCGAGGGCGACCAGCCGGGCCTGGGCGCCATCGTGGAGATCGCGCTCGATCCGGCGCAGATCCGCGGCGGCGGTGTCGACCACCGTGCCCCGGTCCGACTCCAGCTCCCAGACCCGGCTCGCCAGCCGGGACGGACCGAGCAGCCCGGCCACCATGATCCGGTCGACCGAGGTCAGCGCCCGCATCACCCACGGGGTCAGCAGCAGGACCAGCACACCCACGACACAGGTCGCGGCGATCTCGAACGGGGTGTCCAGATAGAACGCGCGCCCGTGGTCGTCCCCGAAGATCTGCAGGCCCGGCTCGTCCATGTACCGGGGGAAGACCCAGCGCCACAGCGGATAGGTCGCGAAGCCCCAGCCGTAGCTGGTGAAGGCGATCGCGAAGGTGAAGGAGAAGAGCGCCCACGGCAGATGGATCAGCGCGTAGATCACATGACGCCAGGAGGTGCCGCTCCTGAGCAGCGCGCCCACCCAGGCGACCGGCCCGCGCTTGCCCCCGCGGCCGCCCTTCCGGCCGAGGACGGGCTCGGGCTCGGCCACCTCCAGCCGCAGCAGGGCACGGGCGCGGGCCCGCTCGACGACGCCGAGCGCCCGGCAGCCCGCGAGGGCGGCGCCGAGCACCGGGACGCCGAGGAAGGTGATCAGCAGCCCGGCGCCGAGCGCGAGCATCGTGATCGTGTAGACGAAGGTGAGGACGGCCATCGGCAGGCTGATCACGAGATAGAGGAACTCACGCCAGACCCGGGCCTGGAACGGCGCCTTCAGCGCCGCGGGCACCAGATGGCCACGGGGCTCGGTCCCCGGCTCGTAGGGTCGATATGCGGTGGCCATCGTCTCGTCCGTCCTCCGGGGCCTGGTGGGTCACGCGATCCGGGTCAGCAGGGTGGGTCGCGTTCTCTGCGTACACCCAGCGTCCCGGAGCGAGGTCGGCCCGACCATCGGGCGGATCGGCCTCTTCACCGGGGGGTTAGCCCTACCTTCCGGGGGTGTGCAGGCGCCTTGCGGGAGCTGGCTCTTCGCCCCGGGGGCTGGCTGCCTCCCTGGGGCTCGTTCTGCACTTCGGGGGGCTGGCTCTGCACTCCGGCGTCAGGCGCCTCACCGGGAATGCGCCACCGCCGTGCCCGCCGCCGACCCCGTCCGGTGGCGCCAGGGCAGCTCGGCGGTCACGGAGGTCGGCCCACCGGGCGGCGAGTCCACCGCGAAGAGCCCGTCGACCGAGCCCAGCCGATCCGTCAGCCCCGCGAGCCCCGTGCCCCCGTCGGTGGTCGCCCCGCCGTGTCCGTCGTCCCGTACCTGGATCAGCAGCCGGTCCTCGGTGCGCCAGACATCGACCTCGGCGGTGCGGGCGCCGCTGTGCTTGCTGATGTTCTGGAGCAGTTCGGAGACGGTGAAGTAGGCGATTCCCTCGATCGCGGGCGCGGGCCGCTGCGGAAGGTCGACGCTCACGGTGACGGGGACGGTGCAGCGGGCCGAGAGGGCGGAGAGGGCGGGGCCCAGGCCGCGGTCGGTGAGGATCGCGGGATGGATGCCGCGGGCGAGGTCGCGCAGTTCCTGGAGGGCGAGTTTCACCTCGCCGTGGGCCTCGTCGACCATCTTCGCGGCGGCTTCCGGGTCCTCCTCCAGCTTCTCCTTCGCCAGACCGAGCCCCATGGCGAGGGCGACCAGCCGGGCCTGGGCGCCATCGTGGAGATCGCGCTCGATCCGGCGCAGATCCGCGGCGGCGGTGTCGACCACCGTGCCCCGGTCCGACTCCAGCTCGGCGATCCGCCGCTCCAGCTCATCGGAGGGGAACAGCAGCCCGCGCACCATCGCCCGATCCGCATGCGTCAGCCCCCGGGCGATCCACGGCAGCACCGGCCAGGCGACGAACAGCGAGGTCAGGGTGAGCGCGAAGGTGACCACCGCCCACGGCAGCCGGATCAGGGCGTACAGCGTGGCGCGCCAGCCCACCGGGTCCCGCAGACTCGTCCACAGCCGGCTGAGGAAGCCACTGCCCGGCCGGTACGGCAGGGGGCTGGGCTCATCGATGTGCACCGAGAGCAGCGCCCGGGCGCGGTTCCGCTCGAACCGGCCGAGGAGCCGGCTGAAGCGCAGCCCCAGGGCCAGCAGCGGCAGCCCCACCACCGTGACGGACAGCCCCAGCCCCACGGCCAGCCAGACCAGGGTGAGGATGAAGCAGACGATGCCCACCGGCAGATTGGCCAGGAGATAGGCGATCTCCTTCCAGGTCTGCGCGGGAAAGGCGAACGCGGGCGGCCGCGGCAGCCGCTCGTCGCCGCGGCCACGGCCGCCGCCGTCGGGGCCGTGGACGGGGGAACTGGAGGTCATGGCAGCAAGACTGCCCGGCCCGGCGGGGGGACCGCCATGGGGCTAGCCCTACCGCATGGCGGACGGGCCGCCCGGGCGGGCGGCGGCAGGGCCTAGACTTCCCGTCCGTACGGATCGTCGAACACGCGAGGTCGACGAGGAGCAGGCAGGGACCACGAGACCAGGGAGCGAGGGGCGGACGTGCCGGAGGCGACGACCGTACACACCACGAGTGGCGCCGGCGTCCAGCTCGCGGACGGCTACTTCCAGGGCTATACGGTGGTCGGACTGCTGGCGGCGATCGGCGTGATCTTCGTCGCCGTGGCCTTCGGGGCCGGGCGACTGCTGCGGCCGGTGGTGCCGACGCCCGAGAAGCTGCTGACCTACGAGTGCGGAGTGGACCCGGTGGGCGAGGGCTGGGCCCACACCCAGGTCCGTTACTACGTCTACGCTTTTCTGTATGTGATTTTCGCGGTGGACTCGATCTTCTTGTTCCCGTGGGCGACGGTCTTCGCGGCACCCGGCTTCGGGGCCGCCACGCTGGTGGAGATGTTCATCTTCCTCGGGTTCCTCGCCGTAGGTCTGCTGTACGCATGGAAGAAGGGCGTCCTGGAGTGGACGTGACACCGAACCCCACGCCGACACCGACACCGGCCGCCGCGCCGGTCCCCGCCTCCGCTCCGGTGGACCTGCCGGAGCCGCGCCGTCTCGGCACGCTGGCCCGGCTGGCTCCCGAGCCGATGAAGGTCGTCCTGAACTGGGGCCGCCGCTACAGCCTGTGGGTCTTCAACTTCGGGCTCGCCTGCTGCGCGATCGAATTCATCGCCGCGTCGATGGCCCGCCACGACTTCATCCGGCTCGGCGTGATCCCCTTCGCGCCGGGGCCGCGCCAGGCCGACCTGATGGTCGTCTCCGGCACGGTCACGGACAAGATGGCGCCCGCGGTCAAGCGGCTGTACGAGCAGATGCCGGAGCCGAAGTACGTGATCTCCTTCGGGGCCTGCTCGAACTGCGGCGGCCCCTACTGGGACTCGTACGCCGTGACGAAGGGCGTCGACCAGATCATCCCCGTCGACGTCTACGTGCCCGGCTGCCCGCCCCGGCCCGAGGCGCTGCTGCAGGGCATCCTCAAGCTCCAGGAGAAGATCGCGCGCGAGTCGTTGGGTGAGCGCTACGCCGATTCCGGGCAGGGGCGCGGGAGCACCGCGTCCACGGCGGCGGGCCGCCCGTCCGCGGCCGCGCTGCGCAGCGGGCTGGTCACGCCGCCGGGGCGGAAAGACACGACATGACCGAGCCGAACGAGCCGAACGAGACGCCGGAGCGGACCGGGGCGGCGGAGTCCGCAGAGGTCGAGCCCGCGGAGGTGGCGGAGCCCGCAGAGGTGGAGCCTGCAGAGGCGGAGCCCGCTGCGGTGGCCGCGCCGCCTGTGGGCTGGCTGCCGCGTTCCGCCACCGAGCTGTTCGGCGAGGGCGCCACGGCGGAGGAGGCGTACGACCTGCTCACCGTCGACGTCCCCGCCGACTCCTGGATCGCGTCGCTGGAGACGGCCCGCGACACCCTCGGCTGCACCTACTTCGACTGGCTGAGCGCGGTCGACGAGCCGGGCACCGGCTTCCGGGTGGCCGCGTACGTCGTCGCCCTCGGCGGAGGCGGGGGCGCGGGCGGGCGCGCGGTGCGCTGTCTGCTGGTGCGCACCACCGTGCCGCACGACGCGGCCGCGCTGCCGACCGCGACCGGCGTCTACGCCGGGGCGGCCTGGCATGAGCGCGAGACCCACGAGATGTTCGGCATCGGCTTCACCGGCCACCCCGGTCTCGCGCCGCTGCTGCTCCCCGACGGCTTCGAGGGGCATCCGCTGCGCAAGGACTTCGTGCTGGCGGCCCGGGTCGTCAAGGCGTGGCCGGGCGCGAAGGAGCCGGGGGAGTCGGGCACCGGCCACGGCCCCAAGCGCCGGCAGATGCTGCCGCCGGGCGTCCCCGACCCCAACGAGTGGGGCCCTCTCAAGGGCCAGCTGCCCCCTGCCCCGACCCGCCCGGCCCGCGGCGCCCGCGCGGCAGGCGCCGCCGCGGGCGACCGCCCCGCCCGCCGCACCCGCACCGCGACGGCCGGCTCCGCGAGCCAACGCCCGGCCGGCGCGGAGCCGACGGCGGACGCCCCGACTCCGGCGTCCGAACGCGCGGCACGGCGCTCGCGCAGCGTGAGCGAGGGGTCCGCGAGCCAGCGTCCGGCGGGTGCGGAGCCGACGGCGGAAGCCTCGGCCCCGGACGCCGCCGCCAGTCGGCGGGCCGTGGCCGATGAGCCCTCGGCCGCCGCCGCGCCACCGGCACCCGAAGCCCCCGCGGCCGATGACGCCACCGGGGCCGAGTCGCCCGCATCCGCGGCCCGGGCGCACCCGCGCCGCCCCGCGCCGCGGACCCGCTCGTCCGATGCCCCCTGGCATCATGCGCGCCCCGCGCGGGACGAGGATGCCGAGTCCCCGCGCGAGCCGGAGGCGCCGAAAGCAGCGGAGGCCGAGGCGGACGGAGACGGACGCGGGGGCGAGGAACCCGGTCCCGCCTCCGAGACGCCCGACACCCCTGACGCCCCCGACACCAACTCCGACGACCAGCCAGGAGGCACCGCGTGAACGACGTCCTCGACGTCGCGCTGCGACTGCTCGCCCTCCTGCTCGCCTTTCTCGTGCTGCCCCTGCTTGTGGGGCAGACCGAGCACAAGGTCATGGCCCATATGCAGGGCCGCCTCGGGCCGATGTACGCGGGCGGGTTCCACGGGTGGGCCCAGCTGGTCGCGGACGGGGTGAAGTTCGCGCAGAAGGAAGACGTCGTACCCACCGGCGCCGACCGGCGGATCTTCCAGCTCGCGCCCGCCGTCGCCCTGCTGCCGTATCTCCTCGTCCTCGTCGTGATCCCGGTCGGCCCCGCCGAGGGCGCCGTCGGCCAGGTCGTGGACGCGGGCATCTTCTTCGTGCTCGCCGTGATGGGCGTCGGGGTGCTGGGTTCGCTGATGGCGGGCTGGGCCTCGGCGAACAAGTTCTCCCTCCTCGGGGGCCTGCGTACGGCCGCCCAGCTCATGGCGTACGAGCTGCCGATGCTGCTCACCGCCGCCTCCGTGGCGATGGCGGCGGGCACGGTCTCGCTGCCCGGCATCCTCGAGGCGTTCGAGTGGTGGTGGGTGCCGTGGCAGGTCGTCGGCGGGGTGGTGTTCTTCACCGCCGGTCTCGCCGAGCTGCAGCGCCCGCCGTTCGACGCGCCGGTCGCCGACTCCGAGATCATCTTCGGTGCGTACACCGAGTACACCGGGCTGCGGTTCGCGCTCTTCCTGCTCGCCGAGTACGCGGGCATCGTCATCCTGTGCGGGCTGACCACCGTCCTGTTCCTCGGTGGCTGGCACGGTCCGTTCTCCGACGGCCTCGGCTGGCTGTGGACGCTGCTGAAGACGGCCGTCCTCGCCTTCGTCGTGATCTGGCTGCGGGTCAGCTATCCGCGGTTGCGCGAGGACCAGCTGCAGCGGTTCGCCTGGACCTGCCTCATTCCGCTCTCACTGGCCCAGATCGCCCTCACCGGCGTTGTCAAGGTGGTGATCTCCTGATGGGCATCCCCGGATCCGGCCTGGCCAAGGGCCTGGCCGTCACCCTCCGCACGATGACCCGGAAGTCGCACACCGCGCAGTATCCGGACGCGCAGCCCGAGCTGCCGCCCCGCACCCGCGGGGTGATCGGGCTGTTCGAGGAGAACTGCACGGTCTGCATGCTGTGCGCCCGCGAATGCCCTGACTGGTGCATCTATATCGACTCGCACAAGGAGACCGTCCCCCGGCCGCTCCGGGCGGGCGCGAGCGCAGCCGCAATGTGCTGGACCGGTTCGCGATCGACTTCGCCCTGTGCATGTACTGCGGTATCTGCATCGAGGTGTGTCCTTTCGACGCGCTCTTCTGGTCGCCGGAGTTCGAGTACGCGGAGGAGGACATCCGCGATCTCACCCATGAGCGGGACAAGCTCCGCGAGTGGATGTGGACGGTGCCCGCGCCGCCCGCGCTGGACCCGCGTGCGGAGGAGCCCAAGGAGGTCGGTGCCGCCCGTAAGGCCGCCGACAAGCTCGCCGCCGCGGAGGCCGCGGCCGCCGCCGAGGCGGAACGCGCCTCCGGCACGAGCGACGGGCCCAACGCGACCAACGGGCCCAACGCGACCAACGGGCCCAACGCGAGCGACGGCACCAACGCCACCGACGGATCCGACGGAAACGGAGCCGCCACGTGAGTCCCGCGGTCCACCTGGCCGCCACCGGCCACGGGTTCCTGTCGCCGACCGGCGTCGAGATCGCCTTCCTGCTGGTGGGCATCGCGACCCTCGGCGCGGCCGTCCTCACCGTCACCACCAAGCAACTGGTGCACGCCGCCCTGTGGCTGGTGGTGGCGCTCGGCGGCATCGCCGTGGAGTACCTCCTGCTCACGGCGGAGTTCATCGCCTGGGTGCAGGTGCTGATCTACGTCGGCTCCGTCGTCGTCCTCCTCCTCTTCGGGCTGATGCTCACCAAGGCGCCCATCGGCCCTTCCCCGGACGCCGATTCGGGCAACCGCCCGGCCGCGCTCGCGGTGGCCGTGGCCGCCGCGGGCGTCCTGGTGTGGGTGGTCGTGGACGCCTTCCGAACCACCTGGATCGAGCTCGACAAGGGCGTCCAGGGCTCCACCGCCGTCTCCGGTGAGAGCCTCTTCCGCCACTGGGTGCTGCCGTTCGAGGCGCTGTCCGTGCTTCTCCTCGCCGCGCTCGTGGGCGCGATCGTCCTGTCCCGTAAGACCGCCGAACCCCGGGACGCCCTGAGCGGCAAGGAGAAGCGCTGATGCATCTCGCCTACCCCGCCGTGCTCGCCGTCCTCCTCTTCTGCACCGGCCTGTACGGCGTCCTCGCCCGCCGCAACGCGATTCTGATGCTGATGTCGGTCGAGCTGATGCTCAACGCCGTCAACCTCAACCTCGTCGCCTTCGACGTCTGGCTCCGCGACACCCTGCACGCGGGCCAGGCACTGACCCTCTTCACCATCGCCATCGCCGCCGCCGAGATCGGCATCGGCCTCGCCATCGTCCTCCTCGTCCACCGCAACCGCGGCACCGCCGACGTCGACAAGCTCCGGGACCTGGCCGACCCCCCGTCGGACGGCCAGGACCCGATGGACGACAGCATGGCAGCCCCCCTGACAACGACGCCGACCAGGCACGACGCGCCCGGAGGCAGACCGCGTGACGACCACGACCGCCGCCGTTCTCGTCCCCCTCCTGCCCTTCCTCGGCGCCGCCGCCGGGCTTCTGCTGGGCCGCCGCGCCCCCGGTTTCGTCCGCCCCCTCGCCGTGCTGCCGACCCTCGCCGCGGCCGGTCTCGCCGTGCTTGTCGCCGTACGGCAGGGCGGGGGAGCGGGTGGCGGTACGGCCCCGCTCACCGCCGCGACCCGGCTCGCCGACACCGGCTCGGTCCCCATTGACCTCGCCCTGCAGGTCGACGGGTTCGCCGCCCTGGTCGCGGTCCTCGTCGCCGTCGTCGCCTGCTGTGTGCAGATCTACTCGACCGGCTATCTGCGGGACGACCCCCGCTACCCCTCCTACGCCGCGCTCGTCTCCCTTTTCACCGCCGCGATGCTCCTGGTCGTCTACGCCGACGACCTGATCGTGTTGCTCATCGGCTGGGAGATCATGGGCATCTGCTCGTACTTCCTGGTGGGCCACTACTGGGAGACCGCGGCCGCGCGCTCGGCGTCCCTGAAGGCGTTCCTGGTCACCAAGCTCGGCGACGTCCCGTTCCTGATCGGCATCTTCGCGCTCGCGGGCGACACCGGCACGTTCCGCATCAGCGAGATCCACACCCGGCTGACCTCCGAGACCGCCGGGGTGCCACTGGACCACCCCACCCTGATCGCGCTGCTGCTGCTGGCCGGGGTCGCGGGCAAGTCCGCGCAGTTCCCGCTGCACACCTGGCTGCCGGACGCGATGGCCGGCCCCACACCGGTCTCCGCGCTGATCCACGCGGCCACCATGGTCGCCGCCGGTGTCTTTGTCGTGGCCCGGCTGCTGCCCGTCTTCGCCTCCTCCGCCGCCGCGCTCGCCGTACTGGCCGCCATGGCGGCCGTGACGATGGTCGGCTCGGCGCTCGCCGCGCTCGCCCAGGACGACATCAAACGCGTCCTCGCCTACTCGACCGTCGGTCAACTCGGCTATATGACGGGCGCGCTGGCCGTCGACGACCGCGGCGCAGCCGTCTTCCACCTCATCACCCACGGTGCGTTCAAGGCGCTGCTCTTCCTCGGCGCGGGCGTGGTGATCCACGCCGCGGGCAGCAACTCCCTCGCTGCCATGTCCCGGATGAGCGGCCTCTCCCAGCGCATCCCCGACGCCTTCTGGACGATGACGGTCGCGCTGCTCGCGCTCGCCGCCATCCCGCCCTTCGCGGGCTTCTTCTCCAAGGAGGCCGTCCTCGGCACGGCCGAGCACGCCGCGACCGGCCACACCCCCGGCGTCCCGACGGGCGTCGGCTGGACCGTCCTCCTCGCCGGTCTCCTTACCGCGCTCCTCACCGCGGGATACGCGGCCCGGCTGTGGCTGCTCGCCTTCCGCGGCCGGGGCGAGCCCGTCCCCGACCACGGCAAGCAGCCGGTGGCCATGAACGTCGTCCTGTGGGTGCTGTTCATCCCCACGGCCGCCCTCGGCCTCGCCTACGGCACGCTGCCCGACTGGTTCGACGGCGAGACGCTCACCCCGACCCTCACCACCTCCGTCCTCGGCACCGGGCTGGCCCTGGTCGGCGTCCTCGTCATGTACGGCGCCTGGCGGCACCGCTCGGCCCGGGCCGCCCGCGTCCCGCTCGGCGCGGTGGCCGCCCACCCCGAAGCCGCCGACGCCGTCTCCGAGGCCGAGGCCATCGCCACCCACGAGGCGGCCTACGGCTCCATCGCGGGCGCCAGCGACCCCGCCGACCCCGGGCGGCTGCTCCTGGGCCCGCTGCACCGCCACGCGGCCGTCGGCTTCCACCTCGACGCCGTCTACAGCGCCCTGTTCGTCCGGCCCGTGCGGGCCGCCGCCCGGCTCGTCCGCTTCCTCGACCGCGAGGTCGTCGAGACGTATGTACGCGGCGCGGGGGGTGCGCCCCGCCTGCTCGGCGCGGCCGTCCGCCGCGCCCAGACCGGCAATGTGCAGACCTACCTCGGCGCGCTGCTCGCGGGCTCCCTCGTCCTGGCAGTGGCCGCCGTCCTCGTCGCAGCGGGAGCCTGACCCGTGAACCACACCGTCCAGCAACTCCTCCTCGCCGCCCTGGTCGTGCTCCCCCTGCTCGGCAGCGCCGCCGCCCTGCTCCCGGCCCCGCCCGGGCTGCGCGGCCGCGGGCCGGACCAGGCCGTGCTGCGCCACGGCGTGACCGTCACCGGAGTGGTGCTCGCCGCCGCCATCGCCCTGGCCGCCGGTTTCGACCACGACCACCCGGCCAGGATGCAGGCCCAGACGGACATCGGCTGGATCCCGGCGCTGGACATCCGCATCCACCTCGGCGTCGACGGCGTCTCGCTGCCGCTGCTCGTGCTGACCGCGCTGCTGACCTTCCTCAGCGCGCTCTACGCCTACTTCAACCGGCCCTCCGGGCCGTCCCCCAAGGCCTTCGTCGCGCTGCTGCTGCTCCTGGAGTCCGGCACCCTGGCCAGCTTCGCGGTGCTGGACCTGATGCTGTTCTTCCTGGCGTTCGAGATGGTCCTCATCCCGATGTACTTCCTCATCAACCGGTGGGGCAGCGGCGAACGGGAGCGCGCCGCCTGGCGGTTCATCCTCTACACGCTGCTCGGCTCCGTCGTCATGCTGCTCGGCCTCCTCCTCGTCGGACTGGGGGGCGGCACCTTCGACATGGTGGCGCTCGCCACCACTGCATCCGATAGCACCTCCGGCGCGGGGGCTCCGGGCTCAGCCACACCACCCAGCTGATCGCGGCCCTCGCCATCATCGTCGGACTCGCCGTCAAGGCCCCCATGTGGCCGCTGCACAGCTGGCTGCCCGACGCCCATACCGCCGCCCCCACCGTCGGCTCGGTGCTGCTGGCGGGCGTGCTGCTCAAGATGGGCACGTACGGGCTGGTCCGCATCGTGCTGCCGATGACCCCCGGGGCGGCCCACACCTACGCGCCCTACCTCGCCGCGTTCGCCGTGGTCGGCATCATCTACGGATCGCTCGCCTGCCTCGCCCTGGCCCGTACCGGCGCCAAGGGCGACCTCAAGCGCCTGATCGCCTACTCCTCCGTCGGCCATATGGGCTTCGTGCTGCTGGGTATCGCGACCCTCACCCCCACCGGGGTGAACGGCGCGCTCTTCGCCAACATCGCCCACGGCCTGATCACCGGCCTGCTCTTCTTCCTCGTCGGCGCCCTCAAGGACCGCTCCGGCACCACCGACCTCGACCAGCTCGCGGGCACCAGCGGCGCCGCCCTGTACGGCAGGGCGCCGCGCCTGGGCGGACTGCTCGCCTTCGGCGCCGTGGCCTCCCTGG contains:
- a CDS encoding NADH-quinone oxidoreductase subunit 5 family protein; amino-acid sequence: MTTTTAAVLVPLLPFLGAAAGLLLGRRAPGFVRPLAVLPTLAAAGLAVLVAVRQGGGAGGGTAPLTAATRLADTGSVPIDLALQVDGFAALVAVLVAVVACCVQIYSTGYLRDDPRYPSYAALVSLFTAAMLLVVYADDLIVLLIGWEIMGICSYFLVGHYWETAAARSASLKAFLVTKLGDVPFLIGIFALAGDTGTFRISEIHTRLTSETAGVPLDHPTLIALLLLAGVAGKSAQFPLHTWLPDAMAGPTPVSALIHAATMVAAGVFVVARLLPVFASSAAALAVLAAMAAVTMVGSALAALAQDDIKRVLAYSTVGQLGYMTGALAVDDRGAAVFHLITHGAFKALLFLGAGVVIHAAGSNSLAAMSRMSGLSQRIPDAFWTMTVALLALAAIPPFAGFFSKEAVLGTAEHAATGHTPGVPTGVGWTVLLAGLLTALLTAGYAARLWLLAFRGRGEPVPDHGKQPVAMNVVLWVLFIPTAALGLAYGTLPDWFDGETLTPTLTTSVLGTGLALVGVLVMYGAWRHRSARAARVPLGAVAAHPEAADAVSEAEAIATHEAAYGSIAGASDPADPGRLLLGPLHRHAAVGFHLDAVYSALFVRPVRAAARLVRFLDREVVETYVRGAGGAPRLLGAAVRRAQTGNVQTYLGALLAGSLVLAVAAVLVAAGA